In Mercenaria mercenaria strain notata chromosome 14, MADL_Memer_1, whole genome shotgun sequence, the following are encoded in one genomic region:
- the LOC123528208 gene encoding uncharacterized protein LOC123528208, translating to MNLHIKFSTALLMITVATVYSRVPLPPNSFQAFRRQAIIQHQPIIHHQTIIQHPSVLTRSQAQTSTQGQTNRSSKKTNGTTTATTATTTTTTEPPEVDDDFLPPQQRSRTRPTYINYDYYYNYNDAPTTNGYDYFGLGFGFNGAVVSGGVSREVDYDYNPPATQPPHRTQNPRPTQATKSTSTTTTATTTKSQTTTAETPEPDDDMITNPATVKSGAPIQETYTGYCFCSPLKYCPVDSIPRGGLCHNFLAYFTNLRFIRCCYSPSVARSLQL from the coding sequence TTCCACTGCCACCCAACAGTTTCCAAGCCTTTAGAAGGCAGGCAATCATCCAACATCAACCCATTATACACCATCAGACAATTATACAACATCCATCAGTTCTTACTCGTTCCCAGGCACAGACCTCAACACAAGGTCAAACAAATAGAAGTTCAAAGAAAACAAACGGTACTACAACAGCAACAACtgctactaccactaccactacggAACCACCAGAAGTGGATGATGACTTTTTGCCACCACAGCAAAGGTCAAGGACACGACCTACATACATCAACTATGATTATTATTACAACTATAATGATGCACCGACAACAAATGGATACGATTATTTTGGTCTAGGGTTCGGATTTAATGGCGCTGTTGTTTCGGGCGGTGTGTCGAGAGAAGTAGACTACGACTATAACCCTCCAGCCACACAACCACCGCATCGAACACAAAACCCTCGACCAACACAAGCAACAAAATCAACAAGCACGACAACAACAGCTACGACAACAAAATCACAGACAACAACGGCAGAAACACCCGAACCAGACGATGATATGATTACTAATCCAGCTACCGTAAAGTCTGGGGCACCTATCCAAGAAACTTACACCGGATATTGCTTTTGTTCTCCTTTAAAATACTGTCCAGTCGACTCAATACCTCGCGGAGGGCTGTGCCATAATTTCTTGGCATATTTCACTAATCTTAGATTTATACGCTGTTGTTACAGCCCAAGTGTAGCCAGAAGCCTGCAGTTGTGA